The Pseudoalteromonas spongiae UST010723-006 genome window below encodes:
- the sctR gene encoding type III secretion system export apparatus subunit SctR, with protein MLGNDLDYVSLIIALGALALVPFLAVMATSFIKIVIVFSLLRNALGVQQTPPNMALYGVAMVLTLYVMAPVGFEVKEYMDNNPEVVESPERFGELIDNGLKPYLQFLHKNTTETERDFFINKAHELWPEKHAKTLNENSLLVLMPAFTVTQITEAFKIGFLIYLPFLVIDLIVSNILLAMGMMMVSPMTISLPFKLLVFVLLDGWTRLTHGLIAGY; from the coding sequence ATGCTCGGCAATGATTTAGATTACGTCTCGTTAATTATTGCTTTAGGCGCATTAGCCCTTGTGCCCTTTTTAGCAGTGATGGCGACCTCATTTATAAAAATAGTGATTGTATTTTCACTATTAAGAAATGCGCTAGGTGTGCAGCAAACACCACCGAATATGGCGCTTTACGGTGTTGCAATGGTGTTAACCTTGTACGTGATGGCCCCTGTGGGTTTTGAAGTAAAAGAGTATATGGATAACAACCCTGAAGTAGTAGAATCGCCAGAACGTTTTGGTGAATTAATTGATAATGGGCTTAAGCCGTACTTACAATTTCTTCATAAAAATACCACCGAAACAGAACGTGATTTTTTTATTAATAAAGCACACGAGCTATGGCCTGAAAAACATGCTAAAACATTGAATGAAAACAGCCTATTAGTACTGATGCCAGCGTTTACAGTCACACAAATCACAGAAGCATTTAAAATAGGTTTTTTAATCTACTTACCGTTTCTTGTAATCGATTTGATAGTGTCAAACATCTTATTGGCAATGGGTATGATGATGGTGTCGCCGATGACAATTTCATTGCCATTTAAATTATTAGTATTTGTGTTGCTTGATGGTTGGACACGTCTTACGCATGGTTTAATCGCGGGGTATTAG
- the sctQ gene encoding type III secretion system cytoplasmic ring protein SctQ: MMVEKFELAATAPEQVRFANLLLKQPLRLVSDQVTCHQLRQISKPQGELVKIECAVGQQSFSLFATHAALQTWLERQGYALSITSLPSALLEALIEKLLSPLQGSFKQLFGEFVAISSISLSSPYKADEESFCCEFTLSTPDDLALIIALKQHQLARLISQNPTSVRQGISAIDLKLSFSMGKTTLPQTDYLALACGDVVFFDQCYFDKEQRVCLLIENTPAWQAKLNNHTITIEHSWSNTMSEEQLAQPNAVFDLNTVQVELDFSLPSKTLSLPDVQNLQPGYVFESDCKPDSPILIKVNNQVIANGELVKVGEKLGVRILDVAGN; encoded by the coding sequence ATGATGGTAGAAAAATTCGAATTAGCCGCGACAGCACCTGAACAGGTTAGGTTTGCTAATTTATTACTAAAACAACCGCTAAGACTCGTATCAGATCAGGTAACCTGTCATCAGTTGCGTCAAATCTCAAAGCCGCAGGGGGAGCTGGTTAAAATTGAGTGTGCAGTTGGGCAACAGTCATTTAGTCTATTCGCAACCCATGCTGCATTGCAGACATGGCTTGAAAGACAAGGGTATGCATTAAGTATTACCTCCTTACCTTCGGCTTTACTTGAAGCTTTGATTGAAAAACTGCTGTCACCACTTCAAGGCAGTTTTAAACAATTATTCGGTGAATTTGTAGCGATTTCATCGATCTCACTTTCTTCACCTTACAAAGCAGATGAAGAGTCTTTTTGCTGCGAATTTACACTAAGTACACCCGACGATTTAGCCTTAATTATCGCGTTAAAACAACACCAGCTAGCGCGCTTAATTTCACAAAACCCAACATCAGTAAGACAAGGTATTTCGGCAATCGACCTCAAGCTTAGTTTTAGCATGGGTAAAACAACTTTGCCTCAAACCGACTACTTAGCGCTTGCTTGCGGCGATGTTGTGTTTTTTGACCAATGTTATTTCGACAAAGAGCAGCGTGTTTGTCTTTTGATAGAAAACACACCTGCTTGGCAAGCAAAGCTTAATAACCACACCATCACAATTGAACATTCTTGGAGTAATACCATGAGCGAAGAGCAACTTGCACAACCTAATGCGGTATTTGATTTAAATACTGTTCAAGTTGAATTGGATTTTTCTTTACCATCAAAGACCTTGTCTTTACCGGATGTGCAGAACCTTCAACCAGGTTATGTGTTTGAAAGTGATTGCAAACCCGATTCCCCGATTTTGATAAAAGTGAATAATCAAGTGATTGCCAATGGCGAATTAGTCAAGGTAGGCGAAAAACTGGGTGTACGTATCTTGGATGTAGCTGGAAACTAA